In Paramormyrops kingsleyae isolate MSU_618 chromosome 5, PKINGS_0.4, whole genome shotgun sequence, one DNA window encodes the following:
- the ccdc57 gene encoding coiled-coil domain-containing protein 57 isoform X4, with protein sequence MQDEDLEVQLAHKEKECKELQGRWIQQLEGALRDTRAQLSAERARFLQLREDFLYNLRVLEERDHQLDHYDAMAARLGSSENARRAEISELRIQIDKLQEAVATEARVREELQLQHKQKLAEHQLRLERVQSMKDREIERHREEYEVLKRELERRIQEVQGELALQKQELIMEFDNELKRREREFSLRRDEMSSAVYSHELKVGLLSREVEAHAQAQKQTEEALKECQGSFQDARRDLQHKEREMEDVCAVKDARIKELEDRLSAAEVYRKKEEEVYNRKHEELDRRVRQREAAVASLRDVRCEQLRRAEARAQEMQAGLDTALEDKRRAESDHAELLGDRDAQLAELRAELDAGRAAWEAHVKQTAKEKVSRDLELQSLGEREAKLRAELQKRTEDVERYRLQLCEGVQREQDLERARLQAELDWQRRMEDAKTLQYQQNEELVKGLMQARDQVTAELREKERELQEMAALLRSVTAEREQAHRGTPGTQAAAGVDAHGPADGAGRFPSEEIQRLQQQNSSLRAAIAQMRKDMENLSEKLPTEPPPAGTGEGSPEYSQALEEEVRELKTRCRRLEEQLEEALKSSGPTAASPAPVPALPVSADNAYLQNHIRCLNETIGGLRVEKVSSSAALRKLEVRVAHLESSLSRVTQQLHSKQVECDELHFDLANQKKRVAAEEAGLRQRLAAVEMELDEVKREAEEYQRGSLLQNLEAVALGNQVSALKLDIASRREPIVVEQSTVLQELQKENLHLRQQLLGRGSEDVVAMETWAGASPAQLQAKLKKAVRCISQLSQDKQRLIEMGNRLRGQLVAAGLHGYTRNFIDKFAQPPGPANRPDRVPEVYTPEQQQNPLSALEQLQYKLTKQDLQYAQQEDFTKTPVRAMVRPSESDSRGRDEGVRVGQQRSRAEKENALPERLRHSPGAPRALMSSLGTDSSLQDVWHMLEVASSLSGLTPGDGADGGADSERAGGGRPGPAHRVSLQGTKIPVQERKKMTRAAGKPSMKAKSHGKASGIRNYNIKD encoded by the exons ATGCAGGATGAGGACCTCGAGGTTCAGCTGGCCCACAAGGAGAAGGAGTGCAAGGAGCTGCAGGGCCGGTGGATCCAGCAGCTGGAGGGTGCGTTGCGGGACACCAGAGCACAGCTCTCCGCTGAGAGGGCACGCTTCCTGCAACTCAGGGAGGACTTCCTGTACAACCTGCGGGTGTTGGAGGAGCGCGACCACCAACTGGACCATTACGACGCCATGGCAGCCCGGCTTGGCAGCTCCGAAAACGCCCGGAGGGCCGAAATCAGCGAGCTACGCATCCAGATCGACAAGCTGCAGGAGGCCGTGGCCACCGAGGCCCGGGTTCGAGAGGAGCTGCAGCTGCAGCACAAGCAGAAGCTGGCTGAGCACCAGCTTCGGCTGGAGAGAGTGCAGAG CATGAAGGATCGTGAAATCGAGAGGCACAGGGAAGAGTACGAGGTACTGAAGCGTGAACTGGAACGAAGGATCCAGGAGGTCCAGGGGGAGCTGGCCCTGCAGAAACAG GAACTTATAATGGAATTTGACAATGAGCTGAAGCGCAGGGAGCGTGAGTTCAGCCTGAGGAGGGATGAGATGAGCAGTGCGGTCTACTCCCACGAGCTCAAG GTTGGTCTCCTGAGCCGAGAGGTGGAGGCACACGCCCAGGCCCAAAAACAGACAGAAGAGGCCCTGAAGGAGTGTCAGGGGTCATTCCAGGACGCCCGCCGGGACCTCCAGCACAAGGAGAGGGAGATGGAGGATGTCTGTGCTGTCAAGGATGCACG GATAAAGGAGCTGGAGGACAGGCTGAGTGCCGCTGAGGTATATCGCAAGAAGGAGGAGGAAGTGTACAACAGGAA GCATGAGGAGCTGGACCGGCGCGTGCGGCAGCGCGAGGCCGCCGTGGCATCCCTGAGGGACGTGCGCTGCGAGCAGCTCCGCCGGGCGGAGGCACGGGCCCAGGAGATGCAGGCGGGGCTGGACACAGCGCTGGAGGACAAGCGGCGGGCAGAGAGCGACCATGCCGAGctcctcggggacagggacGCACAGCTGGCAGA ACTCCGCGCAGAGCTGGACGCCGGCCGAGCGGCATGGGAAGCTCACGTCAAGCAGACGGCCAAGGAGAAGGTGTCCAGGGACCTGGAGCTGCAGTCGCTGGGCGAGCGGGAGGCCAAGCTGAGGGCCGAGCTGCAGAAGCGCACGGAGGATGTGGAAAG GTACCGGCTGCAGCTGTGCGAGGGGGTGCAGCGAGAGCAGGACCTGGAGCGCGCACGTCTGCAAGCCGAGCTGGACTGGCAGCGCCGCATGGAGGATGCCAAGACGCTGCAGTACCAACAGAATGAGGAGCTTGTGAAGGGCCTGATGCAGGCCCGTGACCAG GTCACGGCGGAGCTGCGTGAGAAGGAGCGGGAGTTACAGGAGATGGCGGCCCTCTTGCGCAGCGTCACCGCGGAGAGGGAGCAGGCCCACCGCGGGACGCCAGGGACGCAGGCTGCTGCTGGCGTGGACGCTCAC GGTCCTGCGGACGGTGCCGGCCGCTTCCCCTCCGAGGAGATCCAGCGTCTGCAGCAGCAGAATAGCAGTCTGCGCGCTGCCATCGCCCAGATGAGGAAGGACATGGAGAACCTGAGCGAGAAGCTCcccacagagcccccccccgcGG GCACTGGCGAGGGCAGCCCGGAGTACAGTCAGGCTCTGGAGGAGGAGGTGCGGGAGCTGAAGACCCGCTGCCGGCGCCTGgaggagcagctggaggaggCCCTCAAAAGCTCCGGTCCCACCGCCGCCAGCCCCGCACCCGTTCCAGCTCTCCCCGTCTCCGCTGACAACGCTTACCTCCAAAATCACATCCGCTGCCTCAACGAAACAATCG GTGGGCTGCGAGTAGAAAAAGTGTCCAGTTCTGCTGCCTTGAGAAAACTGGAAGTGAGGGTGGCGCACCTGGAGTCTTCCCTGTCCCGGGTCACACAGCAG CTCCATTCAAAGCAGGTGGAGTGTGATGAGTTGCACTTTGATTTAGCCAATCAAAAGAAGCGAGTAGCTGCAGAAGAGGCGGGGCTGCGACAGAGATTGGCTGCTGTGGAAATGGAGCTGGATGAGGTTAAGCGGGAGGCCGAGGAGTACCAGAGGGGCAGCCTGCTGCAGAACCTGGAGGCTGTAGCCCTGGGCAACCAG GTTTCCGCCCTCAAGCTGGATATCGCAAGCCGACGAGAGCCCATTGTTGTTGAACAG AGCACAGTGCTGCAGGAGCTCCAGAAGGAGAACCTGCACCTGAGGCAGCAGCTGTTGGGGCGGGGGAGCGAGGAtgtggttgccatggagacctGGGCTGGCGccagccccgcccagctgcagGCCAAGCTAAAGAAGGCAGTGCGGTGCATCTCCCAGCTGAGCCAGGACAAGCAGAGGCTCATCGAGATGGGGAACCGGCTGAGGGGGCAGCTCGTCGCAGCCGGTCTCCACGGTTACACCCGCAACTTTATTGACAAGT TCGCTCAGCCCCCTGGTCCCGCTAACAGACCCGACCGGGTTCCTGAGGTCTACACCCCGGAGCAGCAGCAGAATCCCCTGTCTGCTCTGGAGCAGCTACAGTATAAGCTCACCAAGCAG GATCTGCAGTACGCACAGCAAGAGGATTTTACGAAGACCCCTGTAAGAGCAATGGTGCGCCCGTCTGAGTCCGACAGCAGGGGCCGGGATGAGGGCGTCCGTGTCGGCCAGCAG CGTTCCAGGGCAGAGAAGGAGAATGCGCTCCCTGAAAGACTCAGGCACTCTCCCGGGGCGCCCCGGGCCCTCATGTCCTCCCTGGGCACAGACAGCTCCCTGCAGGACGTCTGGCACATGCTGGAGGTGGCCTCCAGCCTTTCGGGCCTCACCCCCGGGGATGGCGCTGACGGAG GGGCGGACTCCGAGCGAGCCGGAGGAGGCAGACCAGGCCCAGCACACAGGGTATCTCTCCAGGGTACAAAGATACCTGTTCAGGAGAGGAAGAAAATGACAAGGGCAGCTGGCAAGCCCAGCATGAAGGCCAAAAGTCATGGGAAGGCTTCTGGTATAAGAAACTACAACATCAAAGACTGA